One Streptomyces sp. NBC_00554 DNA segment encodes these proteins:
- a CDS encoding MFS transporter encodes MPLALLALAVGAFGIGTTEFVMMGLLPDVADDLHISIPSAGHLVSAYALGVVIGAPLLAAATARVSRRKVLIGLMVLFVAGNVLSAFAPDYHWLLAARFLSGLPHGAFFGVGAVVATGLVAPERKARSVSLMFLGLTVANVVGVPVATLMGQHMGWRSTFLGVSVIGLLAVVSLALLVPRDGTHGPAAGLRGELAALRSLPVWLALGTTVAGFGALFAAYSYITPMLTDAAGYADSSVTLLLALFGVGATAGNLLGGRLADRSMRGTLFGGLVSLAAVLALFPVLMATAWSAALAVVLLGTAAFVTSSPLLLMVMEKASSAPSLASSANQAAFNLANAGGAWIGGLALAAGLGVTSPAVVGAGLAVLGLGVAGVAYVVDKRGPVPAGGRERVVASHVPEHAESVHH; translated from the coding sequence ATGCCTCTGGCCCTGCTCGCCCTCGCCGTGGGCGCCTTCGGCATCGGCACCACCGAGTTCGTGATGATGGGCCTGCTGCCCGACGTCGCGGACGACCTGCACATATCGATCCCCAGCGCCGGCCACCTGGTCTCCGCGTACGCGCTCGGTGTGGTCATCGGCGCCCCGCTCCTGGCCGCGGCCACCGCTCGCGTGTCCCGCCGCAAGGTCCTGATCGGCCTCATGGTCCTCTTCGTCGCGGGCAACGTGCTCTCCGCCTTCGCCCCCGACTACCACTGGCTGCTGGCCGCGCGCTTCCTCAGCGGCCTGCCGCACGGCGCCTTCTTCGGAGTGGGCGCCGTCGTCGCCACCGGTCTGGTCGCCCCCGAACGCAAGGCACGCTCCGTCTCCCTCATGTTCCTGGGCCTGACGGTCGCGAACGTCGTGGGTGTCCCGGTGGCCACGCTCATGGGCCAGCACATGGGCTGGCGCTCCACCTTCCTCGGCGTCAGTGTGATCGGCCTCCTGGCCGTGGTGTCACTGGCGCTCCTCGTCCCTCGCGACGGCACTCACGGGCCCGCCGCGGGCCTGCGCGGCGAACTTGCCGCCCTGCGTTCGCTCCCGGTCTGGCTGGCCCTCGGCACGACGGTCGCCGGCTTCGGCGCGCTCTTCGCCGCGTACAGCTACATCACACCGATGCTGACGGACGCCGCCGGGTACGCCGACTCAAGCGTGACCCTGCTCCTTGCGCTGTTCGGTGTCGGCGCCACGGCGGGCAACCTGCTGGGCGGGCGTCTGGCGGACCGGTCGATGCGGGGCACGCTCTTCGGCGGCCTGGTCTCGCTCGCGGCGGTCCTGGCGCTGTTCCCGGTACTGATGGCGACGGCGTGGAGCGCCGCGCTCGCAGTGGTCCTGCTCGGCACGGCGGCGTTCGTGACCAGTTCGCCGCTGCTGCTGATGGTGATGGAGAAGGCGTCGTCGGCCCCGTCCCTCGCCTCCTCGGCCAACCAGGCCGCGTTCAACCTGGCCAACGCCGGGGGCGCGTGGATCGGAGGCCTCGCGCTCGCAGCGGGCCTCGGCGTGACGTCCCCGGCGGTCGTGGGCGCGGGGCTGGCCGTGCTGGGGCTTGGAGTTGCCGGGGTGGCGTACGTGGTGGACAAGCGGGGCCCGGTGCCGGCGGGCGGCCGGGAGCGTGTGGTGGCCTCACATGTGCCGGAGCATGCGGAGTCGGTGCACCACTGA
- a CDS encoding endonuclease/exonuclease/phosphatase family protein gives MAQAYMTETGSGGQGPDRRGSRLRRLLDGWRGDRGIWRRGVILAALAVVLALVMVLHARIPNRIGNLGSLTETFLPWFALAIPVLLVLGFVRKSATAVIAVLLPAIVWLNLFGGLLTDKNGSGGNLTVATHNVNADNPDPSGTAADVAASGADVVALEELTATAVPTYEKALASTYKYHSVQGTVGLWSKYPLTGVGPVDIKLGWTRAMRATVTTPEGPIAVYVAHLPSVRVKLEAGFTARQRDKSADALGEAIADDPLKQVVLLGDLNGTMNDRALNAVTAQMRSTQGAAGSGFGFSWPASFPMARIDQIMVKGIEPVTSWTLPETGSDHLPIAARVKISATGS, from the coding sequence ATGGCGCAGGCGTATATGACGGAGACGGGCAGCGGCGGCCAGGGGCCCGACCGCAGAGGGTCCCGGCTTCGGCGCCTGCTCGACGGCTGGCGCGGCGACCGCGGCATCTGGCGCCGCGGTGTGATCCTCGCCGCGCTCGCGGTGGTCCTCGCGCTGGTGATGGTCCTGCACGCGCGGATCCCGAACCGGATCGGCAACCTCGGCAGCCTCACGGAGACGTTCCTGCCCTGGTTCGCCCTCGCCATCCCGGTGCTGCTGGTCCTCGGCTTCGTACGGAAGTCGGCGACCGCCGTGATCGCCGTGCTGCTGCCCGCGATCGTCTGGCTGAACCTCTTCGGCGGGCTCCTCACCGACAAGAACGGCAGCGGCGGGAACCTGACGGTCGCCACGCACAACGTCAACGCGGACAACCCGGACCCGTCGGGCACCGCCGCCGACGTGGCCGCGTCCGGCGCCGACGTCGTGGCCCTCGAAGAGCTGACGGCCACAGCGGTCCCGACGTACGAGAAGGCGCTCGCGTCGACGTACAAGTACCACTCGGTGCAGGGCACCGTCGGGCTGTGGAGCAAATACCCGCTGACCGGCGTCGGGCCCGTGGACATCAAGCTGGGCTGGACCCGTGCGATGCGCGCGACGGTGACGACGCCGGAGGGCCCGATCGCCGTGTACGTCGCCCACCTGCCCTCGGTACGGGTGAAGCTGGAGGCCGGGTTCACGGCCCGCCAGCGCGACAAGAGCGCCGACGCGCTGGGCGAGGCGATCGCCGACGATCCGCTCAAGCAGGTCGTCCTGCTCGGCGACCTCAACGGCACGATGAACGACCGCGCGCTGAACGCCGTCACCGCGCAGATGCGCTCCACGCAGGGCGCGGCGGGCAGCGGCTTCGGTTTCAGCTGGCCCGCGTCGTTCCCGATGGCCCGGATCGACCAGATCATGGTCAAGGGGATCGAGCCGGTGACCTCGTGGACCCTGCCCGAGACAGGCAGCGACCACCTCCCGATCGCGGCCCGCGTAAAGATCTCGGCAACCGGGTCTTAA